From the genome of Carassius carassius chromosome 49, fCarCar2.1, whole genome shotgun sequence:
cagatttctgatattaaattatattgtagATGTATAGCTGCAAAGGTAGTACTTTTACAATGCGTGATTAAGCTTCAATGACCACAAGGTGGCATAATCATGCAAGGCAAAAAAATGACAACTCAATAAATCAAGCATTAATGCTGCAATTTCACATTGAAATATGACATGCTTTATTACTGTCCAAGCAAAGTAAGTAGGCAGCACTCGAAGATGTCCAAGAGTACGTTCTAAAGTGCTTGTTTGTATTAGAGACGCTCTTACCTAATGATCCATTCATGTGATGAGGCTCCATTCCTGCCATGCTGCCCATTGGACCATCTCCACCCGGACCAATAGGGAActgtcaatcacacacacacacacacacacacacatggctcatataatgttattataaaaacTACAGAGCAGAAAGTTTTGTCAGTAAATACAGAATGAACAAATGCACTTCATTGTGAACCGAGAtgcatgttaattaaaataacattttaagctCATCATGCTCTCTTACATTTTGTCTGTTTCCTCCTGGCGGCACTGTGTTGATCATAGTGTAAATATTTTCTCCCGAGTTTGTCGAGTCTGTAGAGGAAGAGCCAAACACACAAGctcatcaaaaacattttagctAATGCTCAGCTGATATGGTTGGAAAAAGCATttggaataattaaatatttctaaatcttaaaaataaaatgatcaaaataaaaataaaataatacacatatataaataaataaaatccttaaaaatatttttaatacaaaaacatttattgttataatagaaaatgtaatattttttaagtacAATAATATGTCAATGGtatcttttaaaaatacattatatttaaataaatataaattaacattgtaacactttaacattatttaaatataagaaatgtattgttataaattactaattattaaaaataataattatatacatgtatataaataaaacaaaatataaaaatattttattgctatattaaaaaaataaaaatgatattgttaaaattctaaaatctgtgtgttggtgtgttattttttttaatgatatataattttattttttcatctcaatATATCTGTTCATAATTAAATTTAACTATGTATGAAAAACCATCTTCTGCAGTCCTACCTGCAGGGCTAGGCATGATGGGAGTCCCCGGGGGCCCTCCTCCTCCGGGTGGACcctgagaaagagaaaagaaaaatattgttCTGAATCTTATGTAACACACAGTAATTAGTTATATTTGCATGCACTCGTGATACGTACAGGTGTAAATGTGAGGacagtcctgtgtgtgtgtgtgtgtgtgtgtgtggttcatgaCAAGAGGCCCGAGGCCCTTGCTGTGGTCAGCACTGGGCATATCTGCTCCATCCTCCCTCTTCCCAAATCTAATtatctctcctcctctctgcTGACTCGGCTATGCTTTCCCGAGCAGCTCGTCTTGTCTGGCTGCTTTCAGTAAGCTAGCACAGCTTCCATTCCACAAATCATCTCAGCAGGGAGTTACTGACAGCGGTTAACAGAATATCTTGTGTAAATGTCTTAAAATGACGTGTTTGATTACACTGGGTATCTCACATGTGCTTCAGTGTATCTGGCAATGTCTAGATGTGTCAAGGACTTTCATTTGATACTTCACCAGATTTTTAGACATCTTTCTACaagctatatgtatatatatatatatatacttaagatATTAAATCTTGTTTTTTGAGGAATCTatcaaaattaagtttaaaaaagtttaagcttaaaaaaataattcaaagggGAATTaactatatttcaaaatatattacaatagaaaacagctcttctaaattgcaataatatttcacgatTTTACTGTTTTGACTGTAGTTTTGGTCAAATAGATgaagtcttggtgagcagaagagccttctttcaataataaaatatcttcattataccaaacttttgaaagtACAGTATTTAACTATGTTCTAGTAACAACATTAATTGGGTTCCACTGCGATCTGCTGCGTGTCTAACAGCTGGACGTGAGCATTCATGGCTGTTGTAAATGAAGAAGGTCAGGACACTTACCACATAACTCCCTGGAGATGCCGAGGAGTACGGGATCTTAAATGCCACGTGGATCCGGTCAGACAGAAAAAACAGAGAATGTCAACAAATCAGATGCTCTTCAAGTGCAAACATTTACCTACAGATGTAGTTGCTGACATTTCACAACGACTGATTGGAGAAATGACTCACCGAGTTGGAATTTGGTGGATTTGCCCACGGTCTCCCTCCGGGACCCCTATATTAGGATGAGACGTGTTGTACTCATTGATTATTTTAAGGCTATAATaggaaattatcttttttttaggCAAATACTTAGAAGAAGTACATACATGTTCATCCCAGGCATCCCAGGTCCTCCAAGAGCATTGAGTGGTGGTCTCATGCCTCCTCCATATGCCTGGAACCATAGAAATGCCAtgctgttgcgattaattgctcaaaCTTTTATCAAAgtaaacggtattatcacggtattaaaatttagttttaaaaagtgctcataatacagtataacaggttaaaaaacagtttttcttataacaaaaataactgaacatttaaatacaataaagcaatatagaaaaatatataaagttaaaagttttgcaccgattaaagtgcaaaagaactataaagacccataggtatcactttacaataagatctctttagttcaccattaacattcacaattagcaatagctacatttgctacagaagttattaatctttgttaaaaaataaaggtttaagttcatgttagctcattaaataatacaacaaagttgcaactttagattttatcaaCGTGTTataaaatattggaatacctaagatgaatgaatgttcagaagaatttttcattggcagtttatgtgaactaatgaattaactaatgttaaaaatgaaggcctaatgtaaaatgtaaattaacaataaaaaaaatctaaacactttcaaacaatttctatgtcatgttgtagtccagattaaaattgcatattaagacttaatacttaagtatttggcactatgatgaacatcatagcaaatacacaaatctgattggctatttaaaattattaaatatgttttagaaagtagggcAGCTGGTTTATTTGTGGTGTTTCAAGGGTAAcgactgcattttctgcagtttagcgccatctgctgtcagagagtgaatgtgctttcattcagtgcgTCTCTCACgggttcctccatgtgcttctcttaCGTGCTTGTTTACATTAGAGCGcagagtctttcaagcagcatacagcgttGTTGttcattttgaccagttgatgggaatagtattcttaaaatgcataatatataattattcatggtatttataagtgcccacgataacaatattgtgcatattcattaccgtgatatatcgcattaccgaataccggcacaagtctactgTGCACACAGTTTAGATGAGCGATCCAAACATATGGGTGTGATGGTCTTACCTGTGGCCCAAGAGGTACCATCCCTCGGGGCGGAGTCATTCTCTGCATAGCCCCGCCCATATTTGGATGACCTAACCAGTCAAATGATCAAATAGAAATTAGTGGTAAAAGCATTAGGTGAATCTCATGAAAGTGGTCAAGAAATgtaaaaagaattaaataaataatatttcacctCCTCCAAAAATAATATatggtactaaaaaaaaaaaaaaaaaaaaaaaaatatatatatatatatatatatatatatatatatatatatatatatatatatatataaatataattttttttttacaatatagtttgaaataataataataatttaaatttaataaggtaatattaaatatacattattattattatagtaatataaatattagaataatAAAAGTGGTTCTTTAACATGACCAATTTTTATTTAGGCTCATGATCTTTTCATGACAATTAACCATCAATTAATTGTTATCATTactataaaatgaaaaacagcatggaaatatttaattcattatgaaaaaaaaataattcattgtgTCCAGACTTGATTTTCATTACTGAATTACCATAAtgagaatgagatttttttttgcattatgataATTAGAATTCTGGGGGGAAAGTGCTTAAATGTTATGGAAAGAATGTCATCATGGAAAAGAATAATCctaaaataggcttcattttctcttttcaaaatatcatttatttttcatttttattcaggtGTTAACTATAACCCAAACATTTCTTTGCAAAGTTCCCATTATAAGAgggtttaattaattatttgcaaGCAAACCTTGTTGTCTCGATGGGTCCATACCACTGGGTAACAGCGGCTGGTTTCCAGGGACTCCACCTAACGCCTGAACCAGTAAGATACAgtacaaatgaacaaatgaatttACTCTTGTCAACATCTTCCTAGCACGAGCAGATGAGGCCCATTAGGTTCCCTTGGGCTATGACATTAGATCAGGACCCAAAATACCACATTCATGTGACTGAGACAGTCTGACTGGAAATAAAAATTGTGTAGTCTTTAGGTGACAggaatggggaaaaaaacattattcaaagGAAATATTAGCCTTGGCTGAAAAGTCTTAGCATGACTCAGCAAGTTAATTAGAcaagattaaaataaaacatttaaagctCTAATCACTCCATTATGAGTTTGTATTTCTGTCTTGAGATGTCATTGTGtattaaaacaaaattgaaaTGGAAAAGCACCTGGTTGGGTATTCTGAGAGGAGGTCTGGGGCCGCCAGGATAACGTGACGACATGAAAGgctaaaaaaaagaagagataTCACATGAAATCAGCAACTTTCTATTCTCAAGTCAACATCAAATCGAAACTGAGTAACATTCCTCTAACAATGACTAAAGCACCATCTAGATAACCAGCAGTGATAACCCATTTCCACCTCCACGTCTTAAGAGTAAGAAAAAACCCttgatgacaaaataaacataacACATGTATCTAAGATGAGAAGGCTCCAGAAAACATCCCTATTTACACTACAGATCAAATGCTCAGGTCTGTAAGATGCTTTAATGCTTTTGAAGGAAGTCTCTTATGCAAACATactgtaaaacagaaatattgtgaaacaaTGCTGATGTGATCTTTTTGCAAGCACACACCGAGCACAGGTGAGTTACTCATCTTATCAGCAAAACATATTGACATCATTTTACATATCGGGCCAATGCAGATCTTTGCATTTTAAGCTTTTatctgcctatatatatatatatatatatatatatatatatatatatatgcatgtatgtactgtatgtagtaATACATCCCTATAGTCATAAGTCCCTTCTATAAATAAATGAAGAGTTAAAAGGTGTCTATTGATCAGTTCACAAGGCTTGGTGATCACGTCTCATTTCAGAGATCAAAGCTCAGACGAGTGGCCAACATCTATCAATAATTAAGGGCAATAAGAGGTTCATTCAGAGTTAGTTATTATGATGAGAAAATTAGATGTCTTCACTCAGTTTTCATGAAAATGCAGCTCTTTGTTCATCAAAGGGAACGTAGACGTGAAGAGAAGATGCCCTGAACTCGACGCATACGCGATGCATTTTCAGccacatttctgtgtgtgtgcatctcttATAAAATACAGTCTGAATTACAGAAGCTCTGAAGTCCAAACAAAACGCTGAGGGTCTTCAAAAGCAGATGCTCAACAGATTTAGTTCTGCATAAGGAACATTTCAACAAACACAAAAGTAAGAGTAAGTTCAGTTTCAGAGTTTGGATTTTCATGAGTCGTGATCGCCTAAGgaagtaaccatagcaacagcagGCTGCTGGAGTACTTTCCACGAGGATCCATATCACATTGGTAAAACATAAATACTGTCcatttatattactttattaGATTTAAATTTCACATGTATTCAGGGATctcacactttttgaccaatacACTTTCTATTATAATCATCTGTGATAATGTTTAAAGCCATTGGATTCAAATTGATTCACTAATGAATCATTCAGGCTGTTCTGAACAATTttactgaactggttcaaaagttTAGTCTACCCAAGATCAATATCTACATGAATTATATATACTAGATCAGGACAAAAATACTATATTACAATAAATGCaatataatttcaaaatttacaAGTGTGCAAACTGTACAATGgcttaatatacacacacacacacacacacacacacacacacacatatatatatatatatatatatatatatatatattttttttttttttaagcctttgTACAACTTGCAAACTTAAATTTTGAAAGTTTTATTGCTCACAAGAATTATTGGAGTATTAAGTTTCATCTGTGGACATCTCAACATggtctcagacacacacacagtgtgattATAGCTCCATAATATTCAAGTTGACTCTATAGTCTTCTTGAAGAATTTGATAACAAATGTTTGAGATCTCTGACTTTCGACTGCTGAAATCTGGATCATGATGTACCTACTGTAGACTAGAAGGAGTAAGTGGCTGGGTTGCTCAGCGTTGTCTGACATGCTCACTGTGTTCCTGCACACCTCAGTCACTGATTAATTATGGACCGAGGTGAGAGGCCTGCATTTGTCCTCTTTAATAATAGATGAGTGAGGTCTGTGGACTTCACCGAGGTGAACAGAAAGGTCTCCTTACAGGTAGAACCAGCAGACAGTACATTCTCAGTCCCTGTTTACTACCCTCAGGTTACAAGCCATGCTGATCAAGAACCAAATCCCTCAATGTAgtgtatacatactgtatacacatatatactgtgtgtgatGTTTTATGAATACCTGCCCAGGTCTAATATCTAAAAGCCAGAATAAAACTGAACAGGCCATTCATCTAATCTAATATCTGTCCACTGCATAATTCATGGCTTAAGCTTTCTAAAAATAACACACCGGCACAATCATTCATCTCTCTAACAGGTTTTGGCAAAAAAGGCACAAAGAAGGTGATCCGGCTTAAGGCTGGAATTTTGAGCGTGTCTGTACGTGCCTGTGGACTTTTCTATTTTTACAACTTATTAATGAAAAAATCAAACATCAGAGAACCATATCAAGAATGCATTGACATGCTACAGAAATTTAGGCAGAAatgtaaatactttttattgtgaCCAATAACTGATAATTGATATTGTAAATCTGTACAAGTGTGTTCGTTGTTTCAAAGCTTTATTTCAGTCCACAACTGCACATGGTGCagttaaacataaaaatgttatgtatataatataatattaataaataataataataataattttatatatatatatatatatatatatatatatatataatattattggcATAGTCAGACTAATATCAATCATTTGAAAAATGATAATGCATGATATATCAGCACCATATAATTTATTGGCcaatattatgcatttatttatacatctttcatactgtacattaaaatatCATGATCCATAAATTCCCTTTTAGCATACAAAGTATTTCTTTTATAttgtattgtgtatttttttttaacattgtaatataaatatataaaaccagccttttttattggaaataaaaaatgttattaaataaaacaagaaaataaaatatatcaacaTTTTAATTCACccttaaatataatatttgcataacagaaaaaaaacattctgaatatttattaatgataaagaaaattaaaaacatgaattatgaatgaatgagtgaacatGACATCAAAAACTGTCAGGATACCCAAACCTAAACTCTAATGTGTTGCCTCAATGGGTAGATACATGTGTGAGAGttctgccccagtgacaagcttTTAGACCCAGCATATCCACCGAATACAGGTTTGGCACGTCATCGCTTAACTCCTGCAAAAACCTACAGATAAAGACCGAGAACTCCAGAGCGAGTTGAAGCATCCCCAGGGTAAATCATCTCCATTAGTCTGGTGGAAGAGCAGTTTCTCACACTCGGAGCAGAGTAATACCCAGCATGCTTCACTCTGACTCTAATCAGCAGGACGTGGATCTCTAAGGCCTTCAGCCCTGCTGCAGTACCATCTTTCCCTGTTATCAAGTTACATCAACTTACACGCATGAAATATTAAGTGCTGGACACTGCTCCTTAGAAGGCAAGGAGACAAATCACTGATATCCAAAGAGTACAAAGTGatgcaaaaatgtatttagacacttaacaggatagttcaaccaaaaattaaaattctgtctttAATTCCTCATCCTCATGTCTTTACAAatgatgagtttctttcttacgTTCAGCAAAAAAGAAGATATGTTGAAGAACCTGGGTAACCAATGAGTTGAATGTAGCCACTGAAttccaactgtttggttacccacgtTCTTCAAAATTTTCTTTTgggttcagcagaagaaagaaactcatactagTTTGGAACAATATGCGAGTGATTACACAATGACAGATTTaatcatctttgggtgaactatctccaGAGGTGGGTTatatttacttcgttacatttacttgagtaattttttggggtaactaatacttttcggagtatatttaaagatgggtactttatactcttacttgagtaaatttttgggggaaaatctgtacttttacttcgttactgtgggcgacgctcctctcgttactttatcttaatgcaataaatgttataaatgcttcagtttattccaaacgcgccgtctacttttctctgggcaatgagcgatgcccagtcgcgaatgattcattcttttgagtcaattctgttcaaaggcttgatcaaaccaattggcaaacgagtgaattggttcatgaatcagtttgaatgattcgttcagttccctgccgcacgcgctgagcatctgaagcggagttcactcggagttgtaacgtttaacatcatcAGCggtgaaaacgtggctatggaacttcactgaaatgaaagcaaatctgcaaaggctattattcgcttgcgatggagatccttattagatgaacaccgcgtgtgctgtctactgtttaacaggtaataacttgggctacattcgatgacagtacacgataccactgtgacattagtttgttgtacgtgtggcttataacagaggggagtcaagttgaatgcagcttccaaaagacaaaaaatagccgattaagattttattaattttaatacatatcatcagctgctaaattcagatctgtgattgcttgctggcgctgagccagagatagatgcgtttatacagcgctgcgcattataacaaatcacacatgattcttttgagcttattaaagcattggccaatcagaggcgttcagatgagtcatcgctaaaatgccgttgcttccttcactcgctcgctgactgaggccctgtcccaaatcgcgcacttcatgtggactttcggtctcgtggacttgaaatgcgcgtgctcgccgagtctacgagtccgtaggccgtcccattcagcattttaacgctccgaagtgtgctcagcagcgccccctttgtacccttgaagcggtcttccgcgaagcccgcatagaagcaggctccacgcacttcaactacccaggaatccttgcaaaagaccaatcagacaacagatgggaggatatttcgctcacggactgtaaacatggctgagaagagaatatttaagtgtaaaagtatcaatgttttttatgacataggcgtacattttaccagttgttacttacagttatacaaacattatcgaccagttgatatctcaaacataataatagcgcgttaaataatacgatcgcattatgattcattacataaatagaaccgaatgtcatggctttatgagtcatataaacgtagtatgaatattgaaacctatacatttttcttaaacattttaattttgtgttaaaatttaacattatgtattattatgtacaaatgtatttatcatttaaataaccatgacatctattctaatgcccaggtggcatttacaattatagaactgtaaaagcaggctgtgtatttcacatggacatattatttgggaaattaaaattaatcctgttctctatgctaaagactgtaatttgtttaatgatatttgtgatatttttctaataaagggactgatgagatgacctttaagtttattcagctccgtatggagagggataagtcaaccagaccttcttcctgtttccggcgtgacgatcgagtctgtcccaaaatacctctcaatgcaccctcgcggactcgcgctaagggccctataggtctgcactacatgacgtcaccgaagtgtggactctgaggaagtccacaagtccggagtgtgccatttgggacagggcctgaatacctctttctggcgaattctctcgtcagaaacaacaaagtgcagatgtgtgtacgaatctttaattaagatattgatttcacagtgttaacagtttcagtaattttaatgggagtttctgagagtgattgaaatctagactgtcagtgaaaaatgatctttaataatgtaaacgttatttgctctctttctgaacaatgaaagattagtagcaatatttatatcacattaactttcaatgttaaattcacatttaatataaagtcagtcgtattaaaaatatgttatggcatgacacctatatctgttacttaagttaacagacagggttttataataaattacataaattggagtaaaggctgatgaaatatatacatctatacacacacacacatacattacatacattttatctatatatctaaataaaaataggctcagtatatatatgaccaaaagtaactagtaactaactacttgagtagattttttatccgatactcttttactcttactcaagtaactattcaagactagtacttttacttttacttgagtaaatatttctagaagtacttttaattttacttgagtacagtttttgggtactctacccacctctgactatCTTTAAATTGCATGAATGTTACATTAGATTTCAAACTTTTCAAgcaaacaatatttataaaactaTAGATTTAATGTTCCAAATTAAGAAAATGTATTGTTGTAACATGTTCATAGTGATGAACTGACTTCATATATCCACTAAAACAAATCACCAAAATACCAGCTGATTAAAATGCATTGAGCCAAAATGATTTAGATAGGTGAAGTGACAGTGTTATGTGGCTTTCAGGtctatatgtgtatataaattatgtgtatataaattaaCATGTATATATTTCTGCATTAACATACACATTCTGATTGTGTTAGCTGATTTAACACAAATTAAACAGATGGCACTTTAAAGTCTCAATACTTCAGGATCAAGAATAAAGTTTATGAATTGgatgatataatgatataatgattTCCAGCACAGGCAGATGTGCCGCAGTAGAGGACAGTAGAGTCGCAGAACACCTGACTGACAAACCATCTGCCGGAATTCCTGAAACTTCCACCCACCTCTACAGACATCTGAGAAGCAGatctcatatacagtatatgcattctCAACAGCCTGCATTCACTTTACAAGCCTGATGCATCTGTGGATTTTTTCACACCGAGCTTAAAGATTAAAGGCTTGTCCTCGTCTGACCACATGGTACGGGGGACACGTTTGTTACAACCCAGCGGTGCTCGGGAAGCTGCGTTCAAACTACAAGATACTCAATACTGCCTTTATTCAAACATGATAACTTGCTCAGCCTTTAAAAACAAATCCAGTTTTCACGATCCAATCAATTCCTGATGAACAAAACTTGTTTCTTTCAGAAATACATACATCACATCATGAAAGAAAAATAGTGATGTCATGACATGGTGAATTTGAACTTCGGTTAAGctgtcctttaaaaaaaaaaagttagctttttttattttagtagcttattgtatattgtataatgaTTCTAATTAGGAGGGTTAtatgtatttacacacacacacacacacacacacatacacatatatatatatatatatatatatatatatatatatatatatacactcacatacattatatatgtaacttttttttaactcctaaatacaaacacatgacaATGATACAGATGAtttttgcaattatatatatttcgTTTTTGCTTTTTTCGgtttttgatttatatatatatatatatata
Proteins encoded in this window:
- the LOC132132187 gene encoding single-stranded DNA-binding protein 2-like: MYAKGKSNNVPSDSQAREKLALYVYEYLLHVGAQKSAQTFLSEIRWEKNITLGEPPGFLHSWWCVFWDLYCAAPERRETCEHSSEAKAFHDYSAAAAPSPVLGNMPPGEGMPVGPVPPGFFQPFMSSRYPGGPRPPLRIPNQALGGVPGNQPLLPSGMDPSRQQGHPNMGGAMQRMTPPRGMVPLGPQAYGGGMRPPLNALGGPGMPGMNMGPGGRPWANPPNSNSIPYSSASPGSYVGPPGGGGPPGTPIMPSPADSTNSGENIYTMINTVPPGGNRQNFPIGPGGDGPMGSMAGMEPHHMNGSLGSADMDSMSKNSPGNLSMSNQPGTPRDDGEIGGNFLNPFQNESYSPNMTMSV